A single Paenibacillus kribbensis DNA region contains:
- the nrdG gene encoding anaerobic ribonucleoside-triphosphate reductase activating protein — protein sequence MNLCGYIPESLNEGYGLRTVVFISGCRHACPGCFNPASWNFRAGEPFTPERQQEVIRDIMDNPLLDGLTLCGGDPFFSAQECSQFVRDFRAACPDRNVWAYTGFVYEDLLADQARRELALLCDVIVDGPFVEQQKDLTLRFRGSRNQRLVDVKASIQAGHAVSLA from the coding sequence GTGAATTTGTGCGGCTATATTCCGGAATCTCTGAACGAAGGGTACGGCCTGCGCACCGTCGTGTTCATTAGTGGCTGCCGCCATGCCTGTCCCGGCTGCTTCAATCCGGCGTCGTGGAACTTCCGCGCAGGTGAGCCATTCACGCCCGAACGACAACAGGAAGTCATCCGTGACATCATGGACAATCCGTTGTTGGACGGACTGACTCTCTGCGGAGGAGACCCGTTTTTCTCCGCGCAGGAATGCTCGCAATTTGTACGTGACTTCCGCGCAGCCTGTCCTGATCGAAACGTGTGGGCTTATACGGGTTTTGTCTATGAGGATTTGCTCGCAGATCAGGCTCGACGGGAGCTGGCGCTGCTATGCGATGTAATTGTGGATGGACCTTTTGTAGAGCAACAAAAGGACCTGACTCTCCGCTTCCGGGGCAGTCGCAATCAGCGTCTGGTGGATGTAAAAGCCAGTATTCAGGCAGGTCATGCCGTTTCATTAGCTTGA
- a CDS encoding 3-ketoacyl-ACP reductase, whose product MELKNKTAIITGASKGIGKAIAETLAKEGVNLGLISRTLADLQKLQDSLSSTYGVKVVSAAADISDRAQAAAAVASLEHELGAVDILINNAGIATFGTVADMDPEEWERIIRVNLLGTYYVTHAALPSMLAQQSGNIINISSTAGERGFATGSAYCASKFALMGFTEALMQEVRKSNIRVTALTPSTVNTELAANAGLPIGDEDRMLQPQDLADLTLAALKLPSRVQLKVAGIWTTNPQ is encoded by the coding sequence ATGGAACTTAAAAATAAAACAGCTATTATTACGGGGGCCAGCAAAGGAATTGGCAAAGCAATTGCCGAAACCTTGGCCAAGGAAGGCGTTAATCTGGGTTTAATTTCACGCACATTGGCTGATCTGCAAAAATTGCAGGATTCGCTGAGTAGTACATACGGCGTGAAGGTGGTAAGCGCTGCTGCAGATATATCGGATCGCGCACAGGCTGCTGCTGCTGTAGCTTCGCTGGAGCACGAGTTGGGCGCTGTCGATATTTTGATCAACAACGCAGGAATCGCTACCTTCGGTACAGTCGCGGATATGGACCCTGAAGAGTGGGAGCGTATTATTCGCGTCAATTTGTTAGGGACCTATTATGTTACACACGCGGCTCTCCCAAGCATGCTGGCACAACAGAGCGGAAATATTATCAACATTTCCTCTACAGCAGGAGAACGGGGCTTTGCAACAGGCTCGGCGTATTGCGCATCCAAGTTCGCTTTGATGGGCTTCACGGAAGCACTGATGCAGGAAGTTCGCAAATCCAACATTCGCGTTACCGCGCTGACCCCAAGCACCGTCAATACAGAATTGGCGGCAAACGCAGGCTTGCCTATTGGCGACGAAGACCGCATGCTTCAGCCGCAGGATTTGGCCGATTTGACATTGGCCGCATTGAAGCTGCCTTCGCGGGTTCAATTAAAAGTAGCCGGTATTTGGACAACCAACCCACAGTAA
- the metE gene encoding 5-methyltetrahydropteroyltriglutamate--homocysteine S-methyltransferase codes for MSINERPALSDLISSNLGYPRIGGNREWKKALERFWNGSIDESELHSEMKRLRLEHLSKQQDKGIDLIPVGDFSYYDHMLDTSVMFGLVPERFNYRPAGPVPLSVYFGIARGQKGATASEMTKWLNTNYHYIVPELANAAPVLTENKPLQAYREAKQELGIEGKPVLIGPYSFVALSKGYDRKDLATIVRSFLPLYTRVLSELAAEGVQWVQIDEPVLTTLFPAEDLDIIQEAYETLTQAAPALNIMLQTYFGSLEHYKHLSTLPVQGLGLDFVHDDGENLQHVLQHGFPAGKTLGAGVVDGRNIWRSDLKAVAALLSQLAEQTSPTQLIVQPSCSLLHVPVSLEAEQKLDIELVHALAFADEKLEEIAALTAALGERNPSALAQVEQSADAVARFNSSAARVQTATDMAALLAKEPQSRSVPFAQRRAIQQDKLKLPPLPTTTIGSFPQTAEIRKARLQYRKGEWSAEQYRTFIQQQIKEWIDIQEEIGIDVLVHGEFERTDMVEFFGEKLKGFAFTQNGWVQSYGSRCVKPPIIYGDVLFDQPMTVEETAFAQSLTSKPVKGMLTGPVTILNWSFERNDIPRSQVALQLALALRAEVEALEQAGIGMIQVDEPAIREGLPLKKEQQQAYLDWAVQAFLVTTATVEPATQIHTHMCYSEFQHMIQSISDMDADVISIETSRSHGELIVSFEDQVYDKGIGLGVYDIHSPRIPDVAEMLSMIQRALRVLPSDLFWVNPDCGLKTRTKEESIAALRQMVLAAQAARDALAVSN; via the coding sequence ATGTCTATTAACGAACGGCCTGCATTGTCCGACTTGATTAGCAGTAATCTGGGTTATCCCCGTATCGGCGGAAACCGGGAATGGAAGAAAGCACTGGAACGCTTTTGGAACGGCAGTATAGACGAAAGCGAACTGCATAGTGAGATGAAAAGATTGCGTCTGGAGCATCTGAGCAAGCAGCAAGACAAGGGAATTGACCTCATTCCTGTCGGAGACTTCTCTTATTACGATCACATGCTTGATACATCCGTAATGTTTGGCCTGGTGCCAGAACGTTTCAACTATCGGCCCGCAGGCCCGGTTCCTCTATCTGTTTATTTCGGGATCGCTCGTGGGCAAAAGGGGGCTACCGCCAGTGAAATGACCAAATGGCTGAATACCAATTACCACTACATCGTGCCCGAATTGGCAAATGCAGCCCCGGTACTCACCGAAAACAAACCCTTGCAGGCTTATCGTGAGGCCAAGCAGGAGCTGGGCATTGAAGGCAAGCCGGTCCTCATCGGTCCTTATTCATTCGTGGCCCTGTCCAAAGGCTATGACCGTAAAGATCTAGCCACAATTGTACGAAGCTTCCTGCCGTTGTATACCCGTGTCCTGTCTGAGCTAGCAGCGGAAGGTGTTCAGTGGGTTCAGATCGATGAACCTGTCCTGACCACCTTATTCCCGGCTGAGGATTTGGACATTATTCAGGAAGCCTATGAGACTTTGACCCAAGCGGCACCAGCCTTAAACATTATGCTGCAAACCTACTTTGGCAGCCTGGAGCATTATAAACACCTGTCCACCCTTCCGGTACAGGGTTTGGGTCTTGATTTTGTGCATGATGATGGCGAAAATCTTCAGCATGTACTGCAGCATGGCTTTCCTGCAGGGAAAACGCTGGGCGCTGGAGTCGTTGACGGACGCAACATATGGCGCAGTGATCTGAAGGCCGTAGCTGCGCTGCTCAGTCAGCTGGCGGAACAGACAAGCCCCACACAGCTGATCGTACAGCCGTCATGCAGCCTGCTGCACGTGCCGGTCAGTCTGGAAGCAGAGCAAAAGCTGGACATAGAGCTGGTGCATGCGCTGGCCTTTGCCGATGAAAAGCTCGAGGAAATCGCTGCTCTGACAGCTGCACTTGGCGAGCGCAATCCATCCGCTCTTGCGCAGGTTGAACAAAGCGCAGATGCGGTAGCCCGCTTCAACAGCTCAGCGGCACGTGTACAGACGGCTACCGATATGGCCGCACTGCTGGCCAAAGAGCCTCAGTCACGCAGCGTTCCTTTCGCCCAGCGTCGTGCGATTCAGCAGGATAAGCTGAAGCTGCCTCCACTGCCTACAACGACCATCGGCAGCTTCCCGCAAACCGCCGAGATTCGCAAAGCTCGTCTGCAATATCGCAAAGGAGAATGGTCTGCCGAGCAGTACCGGACATTCATCCAGCAGCAAATCAAGGAATGGATTGATATTCAAGAGGAAATTGGCATTGACGTGCTTGTACACGGGGAATTTGAACGAACAGACATGGTTGAATTTTTTGGCGAGAAGCTAAAAGGCTTTGCTTTTACGCAAAACGGTTGGGTGCAATCCTACGGCTCCCGATGCGTCAAACCGCCGATTATATACGGGGACGTTTTGTTCGATCAACCCATGACTGTGGAAGAAACAGCCTTCGCTCAATCCTTGACTTCCAAACCTGTTAAAGGGATGCTTACAGGCCCTGTGACCATTTTAAACTGGTCCTTCGAACGTAATGATATTCCGCGCAGCCAGGTTGCTTTGCAGCTAGCGCTGGCATTGCGGGCAGAGGTAGAGGCACTGGAACAAGCGGGCATAGGCATGATTCAGGTCGATGAGCCCGCAATTCGCGAAGGACTTCCGCTGAAAAAAGAGCAACAACAAGCGTATCTGGACTGGGCGGTTCAAGCCTTCCTTGTGACCACAGCCACCGTTGAGCCTGCGACCCAAATCCATACACACATGTGCTATTCCGAATTTCAGCATATGATCCAGTCCATCTCCGATATGGATGCCGACGTTATATCTATTGAAACCTCGCGAAGCCACGGAGAACTGATTGTCAGCTTTGAGGATCAGGTATACGACAAAGGCATCGGCCTAGGGGTGTATGATATCCATAGCCCGCGCATTCCCGATGTGGCCGAAATGCTAAGTATGATCCAGCGTGCTCTGCGCGTCCTGCCATCAGATTTGTTCTGGGTTAATCCGGACTGTGGCCTGAAAACCCGCACCAAGGAGGAATCTATCGCCGCATTACGGCAAATGGTGCTGGCCGCTCAAGCCGCCCGGGATGCGTTGGCTGTATCCAATTGA
- a CDS encoding PadR family transcriptional regulator, producing MNVNIQFKKGVLELCVLVLIGRKDRYGYELAQAVSRHIEVAEGALYPLLRRLVSEGYCTTYLQASTEGPPRKYYRLTDTGNHYTTILTREWNDFVHHVASLLEEGNNSY from the coding sequence GTGAATGTGAACATCCAATTCAAAAAAGGGGTGCTTGAACTGTGCGTTCTGGTCCTAATTGGTCGCAAGGACCGATATGGCTACGAATTGGCTCAAGCCGTTTCCCGTCATATCGAAGTAGCCGAAGGGGCTTTATATCCACTGCTTCGCCGTCTGGTATCAGAGGGATACTGCACAACCTATTTACAGGCATCGACTGAGGGACCCCCCCGTAAATATTATCGTCTGACCGATACAGGCAACCACTATACGACAATACTTACACGGGAATGGAATGATTTTGTCCATCATGTCGCAAGCCTACTGGAGGAAGGAAACAACAGCTATTAA
- a CDS encoding AbrB/MazE/SpoVT family DNA-binding domain-containing protein, whose product MKNTGMTRPLDHLGRIVLPKELRNSMNINIGDALDFFITPEGLMIRKYTGVSCYFCSAVDNLSYFRDHLICHSCIEALKSGNPSSHSHEAHPAPPKKRRNYRNQNELLNKLKQLIQEHPDVSQKELAEMLELSQGRVSQLKKLLP is encoded by the coding sequence ATGAAAAACACTGGAATGACACGACCTTTAGACCATTTGGGCCGTATTGTGCTACCCAAGGAGCTACGCAATTCCATGAATATTAATATTGGTGATGCTCTCGATTTTTTTATTACTCCGGAGGGCTTGATGATTCGCAAGTATACGGGGGTTTCTTGTTATTTTTGTAGTGCCGTAGATAACTTGAGCTATTTCAGAGACCACCTCATATGTCATAGTTGTATTGAAGCCCTGAAAAGCGGCAATCCTTCCAGTCATTCGCATGAAGCCCATCCTGCCCCTCCCAAGAAGAGAAGGAATTACAGAAATCAGAATGAACTCCTGAATAAATTAAAACAGCTCATACAGGAGCACCCTGATGTATCTCAAAAAGAATTAGCTGAAATGCTCGAACTGTCTCAGGGACGTGTATCACAGCTTAAAA